The DNA window GTCCCAGTAGGAATAAGCCAGCGTCAGATTGACACGATCGTTCAGTGCCGCCTTGCCCTCCAGCTCGATACCGCGCACGCCCACTTTGCCGATCTGCTCCTGAATGAGCGGCGTCACGTAGGTTGGCACGTTTGTCTGCGTCAGGTCGAATAGGGCCGCGCTGAATAGCCCATCAAAACTGTCGGGCTGATATTTCAGACCGATTTCATATTGCCTGCCCTTTTGAGGCTTCAGGGAGCCGTTTAAGGAATAGCCATTTGCCGTCGGCGTTACGAGGGGCTGGAAGCTTTCCGAATAATTCGCATAGGCGGCAAGATTGGAGTTGATCTTGTAGGTCAGCCCGACCCGCTTGGTGAATGCGGATTCGGTGTTGTCGTCCCTGGTGCCCAGATCGACATAGTCCGCGGTCGTGTGCACGTGGTCCCAGCGGCCGCCAAGCGTCGCGATCCAACGATCGTCGAAGGTCAGTTGCTCCTGCGCATAGAGCCCGACGGCCTGCTGCTTGACGCGCCAGTTTACGTAAGGGTTGAGATCGATGCAGGAGAGACCGCAATAGACGGGATTATAGATGTCGATCGGGCCTGCCGTACCATACTGGATGTTTTCGCGAGTGTTGTCGTTGGCGTAGTCGATGCCGACAAGCGCCTTGCTGTCGAAGGCTTTCCACCCCGTATCGTATTGAAGCTGATTGTCGATCACATAGCGGTTCGAGAGGCCATCCACCGAGAAGGCTTGACGGTCGGCGGTCGGATCGAGGGAGGCTCCGTAAACCTCGGCATAATCGAGGCTGAGATGCGTGTATCGGGCATTGGAGCGGAAGGTCAGGCCATCGCTGATTTCATGCTCGAACTGATAGCCGATATCGCTCTCACGGGTGTTGAAGCGATTGAAATCCGGTTCGCCCAGGAAGGTGTCGATGTTGAGATCAGCACCGGTCGGAAACCCGCGCGCGCCGGTGCCGTTCCGCTTGTAGTAGTCGGTCAGAATGGTAAGCGACGTTCCTTCTTCGGGTTTGATGGTCAGGGCCGGTGCGATATAGAGGCGATCGTCCTTGGAATAGTCCCAGCCGAGGTCGCCGTCCTTGGCGAGCCCCGTCAACCGATAGCTCCAGACGCCGTCGGCATCGAGCGGGCCGCCGAAGTCGGTGCCGACCTCCTTGGTTCCATCGCCGAAGGAGGTGTAGACCTCGCCCCGCCTTTCCTCCGGGGGCCGCTTCGTGATCGCATTAATGAGACCACCCGGAGCGTTGAGACCGAAAAGCATCGACGTCGATCCCTTCAGGACCTCCACGCGCTGAAGCCCGTAGGGCTCAAGGCGGCTTGCCGTATACCAGGCGGGAATGCGCGCCGTAAGCCCGTCGCGATAGGTGCCTAGCGCCGTCTGGTCGAAGCCGCGAATACGGATATAGTCATAACGGTCGTCATTGCCGAACTCGTCGGTGAGGACGCCTGCCGTGTAGGCCACGGCTTGCTGCAGGTTATCGACATGACGTTCCTCAAGCTCCTTTTCCGTCACGACCGAAACGGCTGCCGGGATATCGATGATCGGCGTATCCGTCTTGGTGCCGGTCGTCGTTTCCTTGGCGACGATGGTGGCGTCGGGGCCAATTGCGCGGTCGGACTTGCCGACCACGACGATCTTCGGAAGTTCTGTCGCGGAATCCTGCGCCCAAGCCGCCGGCGCCAAGGCCAGGGAAACAGCCGCCAGAGCACTGCTGGCAACGAGATGCCTCGTCACACGACGTCGATCCGCGCAATTTAAGGACGCGCGAAATCCTGCCTGCCGGTTGATCACCATGCAAAGCCACTCCTGTCTGTCATTTTCTGGTCACGCAGCGGAGCAGCGGTCCCCGGCGATCCGCCTGCGTCGCGTGCAAAATATAAACATAACCAAAAGAGTCAACTTAAAAAAATCCGATGTTCATGTATAACCAAAAGAGCCGGCACGGCCGACTTAAGCCAATGACGAGCAAGTATTTTCGCGCCCGCGATGGACAGGATGGCGGCGACTTTCGCGGGCACACCAGAGGAAAAAATAATACTTGATAATTACAGTCATCTTTAGTACCGACAAGCACCTTACCGCGAGGGACGACACGTGGAAAATCGCAAAGACACAGGCGGCGCAACCGCCACGGCCAAAGCGTTCGCAGCGCATCGCATTCGGCTTTCGATCGACGGAAACGACATTCTGAGCGATGTCGATCTGTCGTTTCCAAAAGGTGAGTTCGTCGCCTTGGTGGGGCATAACGGTTCGGGAAAATCCAGCCTGCTGAAAATCCTCGGCCGACAGATCCTGCCGACGGCGGGCACGGCCAGTTATGCCGGCCGGGATATCCGTTCATTTCCGGAACGCGCCTTTGCGCGTTCGGTCGCTTATTTACCGCAGGATGTGAGCGCCAGCGCCGACATGACGGTTCGGGAGCTGGTGCGCTGCGGTCGCTATCCCTGGCATGGCCCTCTCGGGCGCTTCTCGAAGACAGATGGAGAAAAGGTGGAGCAAGCGCTTGCCTTAACGCATCTGGAACCTCTGGCCGACCGCATCGTGGCAACGCTTTCCGGCGGCGAACGGCAGCGAGCGTGGCTCGCCATGCTGGTCGCGCAAGATACCGAGTGCCTCCTGCTGGATGAGCCGACCGCGGCCCTCGATATTGCGCATCAGATCGAGGTCTTATCTTTGGTGCGCAGGCTCTCCCATGAAAAAGGCCTGAGCGTCATCATCGTCCTTCACGACATCAACATGGCTGCTCGCTTCTGCGATCGTATCTGCGCACTGAAACGTGGTCGCGTCGTCGCCAGTGGAAGACCGAATGAGATCCTGATGCGCGAGCGACTGCAGGAGATCTACGGCATCGACATGGATGTCATTGCCGCGCCGAAAACTGGCTATCCGCTCGCCTATGCCTGCTAATCCGGTTCCTTTTTCCGCAATGTCACGTCGTGCCCTCCTGCGGACAATGGCCGCCGCCGCGGTCGCAGGCCACACCCCAGCTTTTGCCCAATCCGCACCGCGGATCGTCAGCCTCGACTATGGTCTCGCATCGACGCTTCTGTCGCTTGGCATCGTTCCGTTGGCGGTATCCGATCTTGCCGACTGGGATAAATGGGTGGTCGAGCCGGTAATGCCCCCGTCCGTCGTGAACCTTGGCAGTTCGTGGGAGGTCAATTTCGAACTCCTCGTTGCCCTCAAGCCGGATATCATCCTGACGACTCCCTATCTCGACGAACTGCTGCCGAAGCTAAAGCAGGTCGCGAAAGTCGTCCGCCTCGAGATTTACGCACCCGGTATCGGCCCCATATTGCCGGCGGCCATCGCGGCCACAAGAAAACTCGCGGTAGCGATCGACCGGGAAACGGAGGCAGAAGGTTTTCTCGCGCGTGCGGATGCTTTCTTCGCCGAATGTCGCGCCCGTCTGGCCGCGAAATCCCCTCCTCTGGTAGCACTCGTCAATTTCATGGACGCACGCCACGCCAGAATCTATGCGAGCCCGGGCCTCTATCATAACGTTCTGGAGCGCATCGGTGTGCGGAACGCCTGGACCGAGGAATCGAACTACTGGGGCTTCCAAACGATCGCCATTGAGAACCTCTCCCGCGTCGCCGATCCCGATGCACGTCTGATCGCCTTCGAGCCGGTACCCGCTGATGTCCTGCCTAAAATCATGCAGAGCCCCCTGTGGCAAAGCCTACCATTCGCCCGGCCGGGACATCTCTCAATCCTTCCGCCTGCCTTGATGTTCGGCATGGTCAATGAGGCAATGCGGTTCGGCCGCCTTCTGACCGACCTTTTGGATCCCAAGGAATGAACAGGATTTTTGGAAGGTTCGCACTCGGTCCCGCGATCGTCGCACTGGCATTTCTCGGCGCCGGCGCCCTCCTGTCGTGGTTCCTCATCGCCCATACGCTCGAAGCGAAAAGCCACGCTGGGTATGACGTGCCTCGAATGGTCCTTTTCTATTCGACGCTCCCTCGTCTTGCGACGGCGCTGCTCGCAGGGGCGGCGCTTTCTCTGGCCGGCGCGCTCCTTCAGCAGGTTCTACGCAACCCGCTTGCCGATCCGACGACGCTCGGCATTTCCGCCGGTGCCAATCTGGCGCTGGTCGTCACCACCTTGTTCTTCCCGGGCTTGCTGGAATTAGGCCGAGATCTGGTCGCGCTCGGGGGAAGCGCAGTGGTCGCCTGCCTCGTCATGAGCCTCGGGGCGCGGCGCGGCTTTTCGCCCTTTTCGCTGGTGTTGTCAGGCCTGGTCATCAGCCTGTGGTGCGGCGCCCTATCGGCAATCCTGACCCTTTTGAACGAGCGTTATCTTGTCAGCCTTTTCATCTGGGGCGCGGGATCGCTTGCGCAGCAGAGCTGGGTCATTCCGGTGTCACTCCTTTGGAAAACGGCGGTCATCGCAATCCTCTGCGCGCTCGTCATGCGGCCGCTTTCTCTTCTCGATCTCGGTGAAGGCACCGCATCGGCGCTCGGGGTCCGCCTTGTCCGGCTGCGTTTCATTGTCGTTGGCGGTGCGGTAGCGCTTGCCGCGGTTGTGACGAGCGCTGTCGGGGTCATCGGCTTCATCGGTCTGGTTGCGCCGACAATTGCCCGGCTTTCCGGGGCGCGGCGACCGCAGCAATTGCTGTTGTGGTCGCCCTTGATCGGCGCGGGGTTGTTGCTGATCGCTGACGCCGCCATCCAATTGCTTGCTGGTGAATTGGGAGAATTCTTGCCCACAGGTGCGGTGACGGCGATCTTCGGCTCACCCCTGCTTCTACTGCTACTTCCCCGGCTGAAGGTCCGGCACCGGGTATTGCAGCTAAAAGAGCGCGCGCATTCGTGGGCGCCGGCCGGAACGAACACGCTTGCCGTCGCGCTGGCCGTTTTGCTGGTGGCGCTCGTCGTCGCTGCGTTCGTTGGGCGCGGCATCGATGGAAGCTGGGGCTTCCCGCATGCGGCGCTCTTTGGCGATATCATTCCGATGCGGTTGCCTAAGGTCTTTGCCGCCCTGTCCTCCGGCGCGATGCTCGCCGTCGCGGGCGTCATTCTGCAGAGGATCACTGGCAACGAGATGGCAAGCCCCGAAGTGCTGGGCATCAGCGCGGGCGCGACCTTCGGTGTGACCATTGCCGTCTTTGTCTTCGTTCCGGGACTTGCCGGACAATTGACCTTCGCCGCCATTGGCGCGCTTCTTGTGCTCGCCATGATTCTGCTCAGTTCCATGCGCTCGGGACTGGCGCCGGAGCGTGTCCTGCTTGCCGGCATCTCTTTGAGCGCCATGGTCGATGCCATTGTTGGCGTCCTGAGTTCCACCGGCGATCCGCGCGCTGTCCTTCTGATGCGCTGGATGAGCGGTTCGACCTACAGCGTCGACGCTCGCTCCGCCACGACCGTTACCATCGCGGCCGCAATTCTGACCGCGGCAGCTTTCTTCGCCCGGCGCTGGCTGGACATCTTGCCGCTCGGTCCATCGCCGGCTCTCGCCGTCGGCATTCCAGTTCGTAAGTCACGCTTCCTGCTCTTCGGCCTTGCAGGGCTGATGAGCGCGGCGGCAACATTGAGCGTCGGCCCGCTGACGTTCATCGGGCTGATGGGGCCACATCTGGCAAGGGAAGCGGGGCTCGTCCGCGCTTTGCCGCAAATGGCGGGAGCAGCCGCCATCGGTGGCGCGCTAATGGTCCTTGCCGACTTCATCGGCCGCACCATCGTCTGGCCGTACCAGATACCAGCCGGCCTCGTCTCGGCCCTCGTCGGCGCCCCTTTCCTGATGATGATGCTGCGAAGAAAGAGCTGACCAACGCCACGCGCGGGTCGGTCGGTCACGCTGTAAACGACTGCTCTGCCCGCCGGATTGATGTCTTTCACATGCTGGGAGTTGAGACAGGGCATCAGGCGCCTTGAGCCGATGCAATCCGCTGCGCAACTTGTGCTACGCGATCGCCGTAAGCGCGGGCAGTTTCCAGATCGCCGATCGACATTTCGCTCGGGGCTGCGTCGGCATCGCTTTGCGCCATTGGCGCGATGTAAGATCCCATCCTGTTTGCATCGTCGCGCTTCGAGGCCTTTACGTTCGCTGGCTTCAACCCCAGACTGACCCACAGACCTCCGTGCTGTCCCGCCAGAAGAACGAAATATTCGAGGGTATTGAGCTTGTCGCCGTTCAAACTGGCGCTGTTGGTGAAGCCCCCGAAAACCTTGTCCCGCCATTTGTTGATGAACCAAGCCTTCGAGGACGTGTCGGCGAACTTCTTAAACTGCCAGCTCGGGCCACCCATGTAGGTTGGCGATCCGAAGATGATGGCGTCCGCGGCGTCCAACGCGACCCATCCGTCATCGGAAAGGTTGCCATCCGCATCGATGGCGCAAAGTACTCCGCCCGCACCCTCCGCTACGGCTTCCGCCATCCGCCGGGTGTGGCCGTAACCGGAATGATAGACGACGACTGTGCTTGCTATGCGATTTGACATTGTGGATTTGGCCTCCTTCGGGCCATTGCTTTGCGCTGTCCGGAAGCGAGTTCGCTCCGACTGAAGTCTTCTTCCAGGTGGGTTGATGACAGGGGGTTGGATAACCCCCGACGCCCCGGCGATGGAGACCTTGTCCGGCCGATTACACCTAGGCTCTCATTTGGATGGCACTGTTTGCCGCGAGATATTCAGACTTGGCCGCTGACACCCGCCAGTGCTAGCAGCAACAGAAACACGAAAGGTGGCGGGAGCTCTCGATAGTTCCGGATACGGACGATGGCCGCGATCGCGGCGAGCATGATGCAGGCGCCCAGCGCGATCCCGATATACCGGGTGCCGGCTGCGACCAAAAGCACCGCGGTTGCGAGCTCAAAGGCGGCTGTGACCCAGCACCACCAGAAAGGAAATCCAAGTCGCACGAAGCCCGCGCGGATTTTTGGATGTCCACTCGCGTTGACGATAGCACCGACGAGAAACGCCCCGGCGGCCAGCCAGACGAGGACGATATCGAGTGACGTTGTGCCTGTGAAAATTCTCATTGGAAGACTCATTGATAGTCTCTTCGATTGTGAACCTGGCGAATGAAGTTTCTATAGCGATAGAACTTAATCTAGCATTGCTAGTTTGTCAATCGACGTTCCGTTTGATAGTTTCGA is part of the Rhizobium jaguaris genome and encodes:
- the fhuB gene encoding Fe(3+)-hydroxamate ABC transporter permease FhuB; translated protein: MNRIFGRFALGPAIVALAFLGAGALLSWFLIAHTLEAKSHAGYDVPRMVLFYSTLPRLATALLAGAALSLAGALLQQVLRNPLADPTTLGISAGANLALVVTTLFFPGLLELGRDLVALGGSAVVACLVMSLGARRGFSPFSLVLSGLVISLWCGALSAILTLLNERYLVSLFIWGAGSLAQQSWVIPVSLLWKTAVIAILCALVMRPLSLLDLGEGTASALGVRLVRLRFIVVGGAVALAAVVTSAVGVIGFIGLVAPTIARLSGARRPQQLLLWSPLIGAGLLLIADAAIQLLAGELGEFLPTGAVTAIFGSPLLLLLLPRLKVRHRVLQLKERAHSWAPAGTNTLAVALAVLLVALVVAAFVGRGIDGSWGFPHAALFGDIIPMRLPKVFAALSSGAMLAVAGVILQRITGNEMASPEVLGISAGATFGVTIAVFVFVPGLAGQLTFAAIGALLVLAMILLSSMRSGLAPERVLLAGISLSAMVDAIVGVLSSTGDPRAVLLMRWMSGSTYSVDARSATTVTIAAAILTAAAFFARRWLDILPLGPSPALAVGIPVRKSRFLLFGLAGLMSAAATLSVGPLTFIGLMGPHLAREAGLVRALPQMAGAAAIGGALMVLADFIGRTIVWPYQIPAGLVSALVGAPFLMMMLRRKS
- a CDS encoding TonB-dependent siderophore receptor, yielding MVINRQAGFRASLNCADRRRVTRHLVASSALAAVSLALAPAAWAQDSATELPKIVVVGKSDRAIGPDATIVAKETTTGTKTDTPIIDIPAAVSVVTEKELEERHVDNLQQAVAYTAGVLTDEFGNDDRYDYIRIRGFDQTALGTYRDGLTARIPAWYTASRLEPYGLQRVEVLKGSTSMLFGLNAPGGLINAITKRPPEERRGEVYTSFGDGTKEVGTDFGGPLDADGVWSYRLTGLAKDGDLGWDYSKDDRLYIAPALTIKPEEGTSLTILTDYYKRNGTGARGFPTGADLNIDTFLGEPDFNRFNTRESDIGYQFEHEISDGLTFRSNARYTHLSLDYAEVYGASLDPTADRQAFSVDGLSNRYVIDNQLQYDTGWKAFDSKALVGIDYANDNTRENIQYGTAGPIDIYNPVYCGLSCIDLNPYVNWRVKQQAVGLYAQEQLTFDDRWIATLGGRWDHVHTTADYVDLGTRDDNTESAFTKRVGLTYKINSNLAAYANYSESFQPLVTPTANGYSLNGSLKPQKGRQYEIGLKYQPDSFDGLFSAALFDLTQTNVPTYVTPLIQEQIGKVGVRGIELEGKAALNDRVNLTLAYSYWDAEIREDGTGGNVGNRPQRVPRHLASAWLDYTIPGEGQRGDLTLGGGVRYIGQTYGDDANTVSVGGYIVFDAAVSYDVTKNVKLAVNATNLFDRKYVASSYYGTEYYGDRRKVVGTLKYTW
- a CDS encoding iron-siderophore ABC transporter substrate-binding protein, encoding MSRRALLRTMAAAAVAGHTPAFAQSAPRIVSLDYGLASTLLSLGIVPLAVSDLADWDKWVVEPVMPPSVVNLGSSWEVNFELLVALKPDIILTTPYLDELLPKLKQVAKVVRLEIYAPGIGPILPAAIAATRKLAVAIDRETEAEGFLARADAFFAECRARLAAKSPPLVALVNFMDARHARIYASPGLYHNVLERIGVRNAWTEESNYWGFQTIAIENLSRVADPDARLIAFEPVPADVLPKIMQSPLWQSLPFARPGHLSILPPALMFGMVNEAMRFGRLLTDLLDPKE
- a CDS encoding ABC transporter ATP-binding protein; amino-acid sequence: MENRKDTGGATATAKAFAAHRIRLSIDGNDILSDVDLSFPKGEFVALVGHNGSGKSSLLKILGRQILPTAGTASYAGRDIRSFPERAFARSVAYLPQDVSASADMTVRELVRCGRYPWHGPLGRFSKTDGEKVEQALALTHLEPLADRIVATLSGGERQRAWLAMLVAQDTECLLLDEPTAALDIAHQIEVLSLVRRLSHEKGLSVIIVLHDINMAARFCDRICALKRGRVVASGRPNEILMRERLQEIYGIDMDVIAAPKTGYPLAYAC
- a CDS encoding DoxX family protein, whose translation is MRIFTGTTSLDIVLVWLAAGAFLVGAIVNASGHPKIRAGFVRLGFPFWWCWVTAAFELATAVLLVAAGTRYIGIALGACIMLAAIAAIVRIRNYRELPPPFVFLLLLALAGVSGQV
- a CDS encoding flavodoxin family protein: MSNRIASTVVVYHSGYGHTRRMAEAVAEGAGGVLCAIDADGNLSDDGWVALDAADAIIFGSPTYMGGPSWQFKKFADTSSKAWFINKWRDKVFGGFTNSASLNGDKLNTLEYFVLLAGQHGGLWVSLGLKPANVKASKRDDANRMGSYIAPMAQSDADAAPSEMSIGDLETARAYGDRVAQVAQRIASAQGA